One Candidatus Devosia phytovorans genomic window carries:
- the recF gene encoding DNA replication/repair protein RecF produces the protein MRHLSRLRLTAFRNYAAAALDLDPRHVVLTGPNGAGKTNLLEAVSVLSPGRGLRGASFDTLQSQGSDQPWAVAATVETDDGPADIGTGASPDGGRRVRINGANARSIEAMSDYLRVLWLTPAMDGLFSGPSGDRRRFLDRLVTTLIPSHSASVSDYEKAMRQRNRLLEDNGDTSWLSAIEAQMAELGASIHLARTDSLHHLQALIEQSLDDESFPAAHLALTPLFDQGAEPASSAALESALSALWRASRGVDRAAGRTISGPHRVDLEVTYAQKAMPASLGSTGEQKALLIGLILAHARLVKLRTSITPFLLLDEIAAHLDPDRRRALFSALDGLGTQCFLTGTDKVLFEALGDRAQMIIVRDGRLARD, from the coding sequence ATCCGTCATCTCTCCCGCCTGCGCCTCACCGCCTTCCGCAATTACGCGGCGGCGGCGCTGGATCTCGATCCCCGCCACGTTGTCCTGACCGGCCCCAATGGTGCCGGCAAGACCAACCTGCTCGAAGCTGTCTCCGTGCTCTCGCCCGGCCGAGGCCTGCGCGGCGCCAGCTTTGACACGCTGCAAAGCCAGGGTTCCGACCAGCCCTGGGCTGTCGCGGCCACAGTCGAGACCGACGATGGTCCCGCCGATATCGGCACCGGCGCCTCGCCCGATGGTGGGCGTCGTGTGCGCATCAATGGCGCCAACGCCCGCTCCATCGAGGCCATGAGCGATTATCTGCGCGTGCTCTGGCTGACCCCGGCCATGGATGGTCTGTTCTCCGGCCCCTCCGGCGACCGCAGGCGCTTTCTTGACCGGCTGGTGACCACGCTCATTCCTTCCCATTCCGCCTCGGTCAGCGACTACGAAAAGGCCATGCGCCAGCGCAACCGCCTGCTTGAGGACAATGGCGACACATCCTGGCTCTCGGCTATCGAGGCACAGATGGCCGAACTCGGCGCCTCCATTCATCTGGCCCGCACCGATAGCCTCCATCACCTCCAGGCGTTGATCGAGCAGAGCCTCGACGACGAGAGCTTCCCCGCAGCCCATCTGGCGCTGACGCCGCTCTTCGATCAGGGCGCCGAGCCCGCGTCATCGGCAGCGCTGGAATCGGCCCTCAGCGCCCTCTGGCGGGCCTCCCGCGGGGTTGATCGCGCGGCCGGACGCACCATATCTGGTCCACATAGAGTGGATCTCGAAGTCACCTATGCGCAGAAGGCCATGCCGGCCTCCCTCGGCTCGACGGGGGAGCAGAAAGCTCTTCTGATCGGGCTCATTCTCGCCCATGCGCGACTGGTCAAGCTGCGGACGTCGATCACGCCCTTCCTGCTGCTCGACGAAATCGCCGCCCATCTCGATCCCGATCGTCGCCGGGCCTTGTTTTCGGCGCTCGACGGGCTTGGCACTCAATGCTTTCTCACCGGCACCGACAAGGTTTTGTTCGAAGCTCTGGGTGATCGGGCGCAGATGATCATCGTCAGGGACGGGCGCCTGGCCAGAGACTGA
- a CDS encoding YnfA family protein yields the protein MPVLASTGLLYAAAALAEIAGCFAFWAWLRQGQSIFWLVPGVASLVAFAWLLTLAPADHAGRAFAAYGGVYIVASLLWGWLAEGRMPDRWDVIGGAMALAAAGIILFAPRDA from the coding sequence ATGCCAGTTCTTGCCAGTACAGGTCTGCTCTACGCCGCGGCTGCGCTGGCAGAGATCGCCGGGTGCTTTGCCTTCTGGGCCTGGTTGCGGCAGGGGCAGTCCATATTCTGGCTGGTGCCGGGAGTCGCGTCGCTGGTGGCTTTTGCCTGGCTGCTGACGCTGGCGCCTGCGGATCATGCGGGGCGGGCTTTTGCCGCCTATGGCGGCGTTTATATCGTGGCGTCTCTGCTCTGGGGCTGGCTGGCCGAGGGGCGGATGCCGGATCGATGGGATGTGATCGGCGGCGCCATGGCGCTGGCGGCAGCCGGGATCATCCTGTTTGCGCCGCGCGACGCATGA
- a CDS encoding alpha/beta hydrolase translates to MTDQPVAKMVEVAPGVSLFTEAWGEPEKGTFLLAMGATASMVWWPDGLMQALADAGYRAIRFDHRDTGQSTTGAPGEVNYDLDALTGDLLAILDAYEVEQAHLAGMSLGGYVAQILALRQPERVLSLTLIASEPLGQDYQGEGISDDFMAHFGAMKTLDWSDRDAVGDFLLGAARLSAGSKPGFQEGEARRRVETEISRASTIQSAFNHSMVGGNVDGLDVAAISQPVLVVHGTEDPIIAVAAGRKTAEVVKDSRLVLLEGRGHELLKQDVGVIAGAMVEVAKQN, encoded by the coding sequence ATGACGGATCAGCCGGTAGCGAAAATGGTCGAGGTGGCGCCGGGCGTTAGTCTGTTCACCGAGGCCTGGGGAGAGCCGGAGAAGGGCACGTTCCTTCTCGCCATGGGCGCGACGGCATCGATGGTGTGGTGGCCGGATGGGTTGATGCAGGCGCTGGCCGATGCGGGTTATCGGGCCATCCGCTTCGATCATCGCGACACCGGGCAATCGACGACAGGTGCGCCGGGGGAGGTCAACTATGACCTCGATGCGCTGACGGGGGATCTTTTGGCGATCCTTGATGCCTATGAGGTGGAGCAGGCACATCTGGCGGGGATGTCGCTGGGCGGATATGTGGCGCAGATCCTGGCGTTGCGGCAGCCGGAGCGCGTGCTGTCGCTGACGCTGATCGCCAGCGAGCCGCTGGGGCAAGACTATCAGGGTGAGGGGATTTCCGATGACTTCATGGCGCATTTTGGCGCGATGAAAACGCTGGACTGGAGCGACCGGGATGCGGTCGGCGATTTTCTGCTGGGCGCGGCGCGGCTGAGCGCAGGGTCCAAGCCGGGATTCCAGGAGGGTGAGGCCCGGCGCCGGGTGGAGACGGAGATCAGCCGGGCGAGCACTATCCAGAGTGCGTTCAACCATTCGATGGTGGGGGGCAATGTGGACGGGCTCGATGTCGCTGCCATCAGCCAGCCGGTGCTGGTGGTGCATGGCACGGAGGATCCGATCATCGCTGTGGCGGCCGGGCGAAAGACTGCCGAGGTGGTGAAGGATAGTCGCCTGGTCCTGCTGGAGGGGCGCGGGCATGAGTTGCTGAAGCAGGATGTAGGGGTGATCGCGGGGGCGATGGTGGAGGTGGCTAAGCAGAATTAG
- the dnaN gene encoding DNA polymerase III subunit beta: protein MKVTLERNHLLKSLSHVHRVVERRNTYPILANVLFKASDDKVELRATDLDIEVTESVPAMVSTPGTTTVPAHTLYEIVRKLADGAEVRLETDGGENMVLTSGRSRFNLACINPDSFPDLKSGAFGHEFTMPAQSFRELIERTQFAISNEETRYYLNGIYFHTVDVSNIGTVLRAVATDGHRMARAEIEAPEGAAGMPGIIVPKKTVGEVQKLLDGAEGDAKIEVSDTKIRFTVGSVVLLSKLIEGTFPDYDRVTPKNNDKQMNVDRASFATAVDRVSTIASDRGGKAVKLQAKDGLLELSVTNPDHGTASEELAVEFDTDGFEIGFNARYLLDIISQIRSESAVFMFNDAGSPTLVRDEGETRALYVLMPMRV, encoded by the coding sequence ATGAAAGTCACGCTCGAACGCAATCATCTGCTCAAGTCGCTGAGCCATGTGCACCGGGTCGTGGAACGGCGCAATACCTATCCCATTCTGGCCAACGTCCTGTTCAAGGCCAGTGACGACAAGGTCGAACTGCGCGCCACCGATCTCGACATCGAGGTCACTGAAAGCGTGCCGGCCATGGTCTCGACCCCCGGCACCACGACGGTTCCGGCGCATACGCTCTATGAAATCGTCCGCAAGCTGGCCGATGGCGCCGAAGTGCGCCTCGAAACCGATGGCGGCGAGAACATGGTTCTCACCTCCGGCCGCTCGCGCTTCAACCTCGCCTGTATCAATCCCGACAGCTTCCCCGATCTCAAGTCCGGCGCTTTCGGCCATGAATTCACCATGCCGGCCCAGAGCTTCCGCGAGCTGATCGAGCGCACCCAGTTCGCCATCTCCAATGAAGAGACGCGCTACTACCTCAATGGCATTTATTTCCACACGGTCGATGTGTCCAACATCGGCACCGTGCTGCGCGCCGTCGCGACTGACGGTCACCGCATGGCCCGCGCCGAGATCGAGGCGCCCGAAGGCGCTGCCGGCATGCCGGGCATCATCGTGCCGAAAAAGACCGTCGGCGAAGTCCAGAAGCTCCTTGATGGCGCTGAAGGCGATGCGAAAATCGAAGTTTCCGACACCAAGATCCGCTTCACCGTCGGCTCGGTCGTTCTGCTGTCCAAGCTGATCGAGGGCACCTTCCCCGACTACGATCGCGTCACGCCCAAGAACAACGACAAGCAGATGAATGTGGACCGGGCGAGTTTTGCCACGGCCGTCGATCGCGTCTCCACCATTGCCTCCGATCGCGGTGGCAAGGCCGTCAAGCTCCAGGCCAAGGATGGCCTGCTCGAACTCTCGGTCACCAATCCCGATCATGGCACGGCCAGCGAAGAGCTGGCGGTCGAGTTCGACACCGACGGTTTCGAGATCGGCTTCAATGCCCGCTACCTGCTCGACATCATCAGCCAGATCCGCAGCGAAAGCGCCGTCTTCATGTTCAACGACGCCGGCTCGCCCACGCTGGTCCGCGACGAAGGCGAAACCCGCGCGCTGTATGTGCTGATGCCGATGCGCGTGTAA
- a CDS encoding LLM class flavin-dependent oxidoreductase gives MKKIGFLSFGHWSPSPQSGTRSAGDALLQSIDLAVAAEELGADGAYFRVHHFARQLASPFPLLAAAGAKTKKIELGTAVIDMRYENPLYMAEDAGSADLIAGGRLQLGISRGSPEQVIDGYRYFGYAPGEGKTDADMAREQTEVFLEVLKGNGFAEPNPRPMFPNPPGKLRLEPHSEGLRNRIWWGAASDATAIWAAKLGMHLQSSTLKFDESGEPLHVQQAKQLRLYKEAFKEAGHAHEPRTSVSRSIFALVNDTDRMYFGTGRSEEDQFGYIEPEKRAVFGRGYTGEPDKLIEALKKDEAIAEADTLLLTVPNQLGVEYNAHVIESILKHVAPALGWR, from the coding sequence ATGAAGAAGATCGGTTTCCTTTCCTTTGGCCATTGGAGCCCTTCGCCCCAGTCCGGCACACGCTCGGCCGGCGATGCCCTGCTGCAATCCATCGATCTTGCCGTGGCGGCCGAGGAACTGGGGGCCGATGGCGCCTATTTCCGCGTGCATCACTTCGCCCGCCAGCTCGCCTCGCCCTTCCCGCTACTGGCCGCTGCCGGCGCCAAGACCAAAAAGATCGAGCTGGGCACCGCAGTCATCGACATGCGCTATGAAAACCCGCTCTATATGGCTGAAGACGCCGGCTCTGCCGATCTGATCGCCGGTGGCCGCCTGCAGCTCGGCATTTCGCGCGGTTCGCCCGAGCAGGTCATCGACGGCTATCGCTACTTCGGCTACGCCCCCGGCGAGGGCAAGACTGATGCCGACATGGCCCGCGAGCAGACCGAGGTCTTTTTGGAAGTCCTCAAGGGCAATGGCTTTGCCGAGCCCAATCCGCGTCCCATGTTCCCCAACCCGCCGGGCAAGCTGCGTCTGGAGCCCCACTCAGAAGGCCTGCGCAACCGCATCTGGTGGGGCGCCGCCAGCGACGCCACGGCCATCTGGGCGGCAAAGCTCGGCATGCATCTGCAGTCCTCGACGCTCAAGTTCGATGAATCCGGCGAGCCGCTGCATGTCCAGCAGGCCAAGCAGCTGCGTCTCTACAAGGAAGCCTTCAAGGAAGCCGGCCACGCCCACGAACCGCGCACCTCGGTCAGCCGCTCGATCTTCGCCCTCGTCAACGATACGGACCGCATGTATTTCGGCACCGGCCGCTCCGAGGAAGACCAGTTCGGCTATATCGAGCCCGAAAAGCGCGCCGTCTTCGGTCGTGGCTATACCGGCGAGCCCGACAAGTTGATCGAGGCGCTGAAGAAGGACGAGGCCATCGCCGAAGCCGATACCCTGCTGCTCACCGTGCCCAACCAGCTCGGCGTCGAATACAACGCCCATGTCATCGAAAGCATTTTGAAGCATGTCGCCCCGGCCCTGGGCTGGCGCTAG
- a CDS encoding PBP1A family penicillin-binding protein, with protein MDFRISADDRVGNQPARGTKPKAQPRAKAGQRVEPSLSGSSMGNSMGFSVADERPTPTKGNGGGGKPPRPPRRGKAEKPKKRRSRSGGFLMGLLWWGFVACLWGGIAVIGVIVYYGAQLPSSNTWAIPDRPPNIRILAADGSLISNRGATGGEAVTFRELPYYVPAAIIASEDRRFMSHFGVDPIGLVSVAIESVQARGVTRGASTITQQVAKNLFLTPDQTLGRKVQEAILAVWLEQNYTKEEILELYMNRVYFGAGATGIEAAAQTYFGVSARNLSLGQAAMLAGILPAPSAYNPKSNPERAIERQRLSLAAMARDGFITQEEADAARIDPDQTVRTRVAGSESYVADWVESLMTAYIGDIKSDVVVQTTIDYKMQKDAEFIVKEKVASEGPNRGFSQGALVAMDVDGTVRAMVGGVDYQASQYNRAVTAKRQPGSTFKPFVYMAAMEKGYTPDTLAEDAQFEYNGWSPRNASGKYAGTVTLRQGLAYSLNTIAARLAIDVTPAAVIDVATRMGISSALTAVPSIALGTQEVNLLELTSAYAPFANGGMGVIPNVITSIQAKDGTMLYQSSDAGPGRVVEPKVLAEMNDMLETAVEVGTGKGANLGGWEFGGKTGTSQNARDALFVGYTSAMVTGVWLGNDNDTKTTLSGGNVPAAIWSEFMTKAHEGKQIAAIPGGSYAGQLVANQVVDPATGQLVTQYLDADSGQPVQTSTDPATGQLMRYDPATGQYTPASAVSANPIIDTGQNANAGQQIDPATGMPITGQQIDPNTGMPVNNGATGGYLVDANGNQIDPATGQVVGQVVGGNQVVQPQEQGQAIDPVTGYPLQPQNNGVGQAPLDPATGLPMTLVTDPATGQQVWVPSAPAQQNQQYMQPQQIQPPSDLGQPVPIQNERSQRTLMDLIFGDQQN; from the coding sequence ATGGATTTTCGCATTTCCGCCGATGATCGCGTAGGCAATCAGCCAGCCAGGGGCACCAAGCCCAAGGCCCAGCCGCGCGCCAAGGCCGGACAGCGTGTAGAGCCGTCCCTTTCGGGATCGTCGATGGGCAATTCCATGGGCTTTTCCGTTGCCGATGAGCGTCCAACGCCCACCAAGGGCAATGGTGGCGGTGGCAAACCACCCAGGCCGCCACGTCGTGGCAAGGCCGAAAAGCCGAAGAAGCGCCGTTCCCGTTCGGGCGGTTTCCTCATGGGCCTGCTCTGGTGGGGCTTTGTTGCCTGCCTCTGGGGCGGCATCGCGGTCATCGGCGTCATCGTCTATTACGGCGCGCAATTGCCCTCGTCCAACACCTGGGCCATTCCTGATCGTCCGCCCAATATCCGCATCCTTGCGGCTGACGGGAGCCTCATCTCCAATCGCGGTGCCACCGGCGGCGAAGCCGTCACCTTCCGCGAACTGCCCTATTACGTGCCCGCGGCCATTATCGCCTCGGAAGACCGACGCTTCATGAGCCACTTCGGCGTCGATCCCATCGGCCTCGTTTCCGTGGCCATCGAGTCGGTCCAGGCGCGTGGCGTGACGCGTGGCGCCTCCACCATCACCCAGCAGGTCGCGAAAAACCTCTTCCTTACCCCCGACCAGACCCTGGGCCGCAAGGTGCAGGAAGCTATCCTCGCTGTCTGGCTGGAACAGAACTATACCAAGGAAGAAATTCTCGAACTCTATATGAACCGCGTCTATTTCGGCGCCGGTGCAACAGGTATCGAGGCCGCCGCGCAGACCTATTTCGGCGTCTCGGCACGCAATCTTTCGCTGGGTCAGGCCGCCATGCTGGCCGGCATTCTGCCTGCGCCTTCCGCCTATAATCCGAAATCCAATCCTGAGCGTGCCATCGAGCGCCAGCGCCTGTCGCTGGCCGCCATGGCCCGCGACGGCTTCATTACCCAGGAAGAGGCCGATGCCGCCCGCATCGACCCCGACCAGACCGTGCGCACCCGCGTCGCCGGCTCGGAATCCTATGTGGCCGACTGGGTTGAATCGCTGATGACCGCCTATATCGGCGACATCAAGTCCGACGTCGTGGTCCAGACCACGATCGACTACAAGATGCAAAAGGACGCCGAATTCATCGTCAAGGAGAAGGTCGCCTCCGAAGGCCCCAACCGCGGCTTCAGCCAGGGCGCCCTCGTCGCCATGGATGTCGATGGCACGGTCCGTGCCATGGTCGGCGGCGTCGACTACCAGGCCAGCCAGTATAACCGCGCCGTCACGGCCAAGCGCCAGCCCGGCTCGACCTTCAAGCCCTTCGTCTATATGGCCGCCATGGAAAAGGGCTATACGCCCGATACCCTGGCCGAGGATGCCCAGTTCGAATACAACGGCTGGAGCCCGCGCAATGCCTCGGGCAAATATGCCGGCACCGTGACCTTGCGTCAGGGCCTCGCCTATTCGCTCAACACCATTGCCGCGCGTCTCGCCATCGATGTCACCCCCGCGGCCGTTATCGATGTGGCCACCCGCATGGGCATTTCCTCGGCGCTGACCGCCGTGCCTTCCATCGCGCTCGGCACCCAGGAAGTGAACCTTCTGGAACTGACCTCGGCCTATGCCCCCTTCGCCAATGGCGGCATGGGCGTCATCCCCAATGTCATCACGTCCATTCAGGCCAAGGATGGCACCATGCTCTACCAGTCCTCCGACGCCGGCCCCGGCCGTGTCGTCGAGCCCAAGGTCCTGGCCGAGATGAACGATATGCTCGAAACCGCCGTGGAAGTGGGCACCGGCAAGGGCGCCAATCTCGGCGGCTGGGAATTCGGTGGCAAGACCGGTACCTCCCAGAACGCCCGCGACGCCCTGTTCGTCGGCTATACCTCGGCCATGGTCACCGGTGTCTGGCTCGGCAACGACAATGACACCAAGACCACCCTTTCGGGCGGCAACGTCCCGGCCGCCATCTGGTCCGAATTCATGACCAAGGCGCATGAGGGCAAGCAGATCGCCGCCATTCCGGGCGGCTCCTATGCCGGCCAGCTGGTCGCCAATCAGGTCGTCGACCCGGCCACTGGCCAGCTCGTCACGCAATATCTCGATGCCGATAGCGGCCAGCCGGTCCAGACCTCCACCGATCCGGCCACCGGTCAGCTGATGCGCTACGATCCGGCCACCGGCCAATACACACCCGCCAGCGCCGTCAGTGCCAATCCGATCATCGATACCGGCCAGAACGCCAATGCTGGCCAGCAGATCGATCCGGCGACGGGCATGCCCATCACCGGCCAGCAGATCGACCCCAATACCGGCATGCCGGTCAACAATGGCGCGACCGGCGGCTATCTCGTCGATGCCAATGGCAATCAGATCGATCCGGCCACCGGCCAGGTCGTGGGTCAGGTCGTCGGCGGCAATCAGGTGGTTCAGCCGCAGGAACAGGGCCAGGCCATCGATCCGGTCACCGGCTATCCGCTGCAGCCGCAGAACAATGGCGTCGGCCAGGCCCCGCTCGACCCGGCCACCGGCCTGCCCATGACCCTGGTCACCGACCCGGCCACCGGCCAGCAGGTCTGGGTCCCCAGCGCCCCGGCCCAACAGAACCAGCAATATATGCAGCCGCAACAGATCCAGCCGCCCAGCGACCTGGGCCAGCCCGTTCCGATCCAGAACGAGCGCTCACAGCGCACCCTGATGGATTTGATCTTCGGGGATCAGCAGAACTAG
- a CDS encoding ribbon-helix-helix domain-containing protein, whose amino-acid sequence MPEVSDPITLRLPLGILEDVEAIAEGSDRTRSWVIVRALKYYLAKEAEGGICLSVLRGREEAAAGGGREADELLAELDEIIRSGKAA is encoded by the coding sequence ATGCCAGAGGTCTCGGACCCGATCACGCTGCGCCTGCCGCTCGGTATTCTCGAGGATGTGGAGGCGATTGCCGAGGGGTCAGACAGGACCCGAAGCTGGGTGATCGTGCGGGCCCTGAAATACTATCTGGCAAAAGAGGCCGAAGGCGGCATCTGCCTGTCGGTGCTGCGTGGGCGAGAGGAAGCTGCCGCAGGCGGCGGGCGCGAAGCCGATGAGTTGCTGGCCGAACTCGACGAAATCATCAGGAGCGGCAAGGCGGCGTGA
- the gyrB gene encoding DNA topoisomerase (ATP-hydrolyzing) subunit B, giving the protein MTDSEKPVPETTAASEYGADSIKVLKGLDAVRKRPGMYIGDTDDGSGLHHMVYEVVDNAIDEALAGHADLVTVTLNADGSVTVIDNGRGIPTGIHAEEGVSAAEVIMTQLHAGGKFDQNSYKVSGGLHGVGVSVVNALSVWLRLRINRDGEIHEMEFAHGDAVAPLKQVGTYVEDKQPATYDGRSGTAVTFLPSTETFTMVEFDFKTLEHRLRELAFLNSGVRILLSDLRHPEPLTTELFYEGGLEAFVQYLDKSKTSVVPAPITMISEKDGITVEVALQWNDSYHENVLCFTNNIPQRDGGTHLAGLRGALTRQVVGYAESSGISKKEKVTLTGDDTREGLTCVLSVKVPDPKFSSQTKDKLVSSEVRPVVENIVNEKLGQWFEEHPAEAKVIVGKVAEAAAAREAARKARELTRRKGALEISSLPGKLADCQERDPAKSEIFIVEGDSAGGSAKQGRDRSNQAVLPLRGKILNVERARFDRMISSDQVGTLITALGTGIGREEFNADKLRYHKIIIMTDADVDGAHIRTLLLTFFYRQTPELLERGHVYIAQPPLYKATRGRSEQYLKDEDALNDYLIAAGLEDAVFTTRDGHQHAGPDLHAIVQQSRSIVAAIDNLNTRYNRNLVEQAAIVGGLDPDGFNDAAKMGEVLKRVGNRLDRISDEWEQGWAGEITDADELAFSRTVRGVAERHLLDKPLLASADARKLRQLAERLDEIYGGVPTLTRKGETIPIYGPATLFKAVTDSGRKGVALQRYKGLGEMNASQLWETTLDPNARTLLKVEINQTDEADQIFTALMGDLVEPRRDFIQDNALSVSNLDV; this is encoded by the coding sequence ATGACCGATAGCGAAAAGCCCGTTCCCGAAACTACTGCTGCCAGTGAATACGGCGCCGACAGCATCAAGGTGCTCAAGGGCCTCGATGCGGTGCGCAAGCGTCCCGGCATGTATATCGGCGATACGGATGACGGCTCGGGCCTGCATCACATGGTCTATGAAGTCGTCGACAACGCCATCGACGAGGCCCTGGCCGGCCACGCCGATCTGGTTACGGTAACGCTCAATGCCGATGGCTCGGTGACGGTCATCGACAATGGTCGCGGCATCCCCACCGGCATTCACGCCGAGGAGGGCGTTTCGGCAGCCGAGGTCATCATGACCCAGCTCCACGCTGGCGGTAAGTTCGACCAGAATTCCTACAAGGTTTCTGGCGGTCTGCACGGTGTGGGCGTGTCCGTGGTGAACGCCCTGTCAGTCTGGCTGCGCCTGCGCATCAACCGCGATGGCGAAATCCACGAGATGGAATTCGCCCATGGCGATGCCGTCGCTCCGCTGAAGCAAGTTGGCACCTATGTCGAGGACAAGCAGCCCGCCACTTACGACGGGCGCTCCGGCACGGCTGTGACCTTCCTGCCCTCGACCGAAACCTTCACCATGGTCGAGTTCGATTTCAAGACGCTCGAACACCGCCTGCGCGAACTGGCCTTCCTCAATTCCGGCGTGCGCATCCTGCTGAGCGACCTGCGCCATCCCGAGCCGCTGACCACCGAACTCTTCTACGAGGGCGGGCTCGAGGCCTTCGTGCAATATCTCGACAAGTCCAAGACTTCGGTCGTGCCGGCGCCCATCACCATGATCAGCGAGAAGGACGGCATCACCGTCGAAGTCGCGCTGCAGTGGAACGACAGCTACCACGAGAACGTGCTCTGCTTCACCAACAACATCCCCCAGCGCGACGGCGGCACGCACTTGGCCGGCCTGCGCGGCGCGCTGACGCGCCAGGTTGTCGGCTATGCGGAAAGCTCGGGCATTTCCAAAAAGGAAAAGGTCACGCTGACCGGCGACGACACCCGCGAAGGCCTGACCTGCGTGCTCTCGGTCAAGGTGCCGGACCCCAAATTCTCCTCCCAGACCAAGGACAAGCTGGTCTCCTCCGAAGTGCGCCCGGTTGTCGAGAACATCGTCAACGAAAAGCTCGGCCAGTGGTTTGAGGAACATCCCGCTGAAGCCAAGGTCATCGTCGGCAAGGTGGCTGAAGCTGCTGCGGCCCGCGAGGCTGCCCGCAAGGCCCGCGAGCTCACCCGCCGCAAGGGCGCGCTCGAAATCTCCTCGCTTCCCGGCAAGCTCGCCGATTGCCAGGAACGCGATCCGGCAAAGTCGGAAATCTTCATCGTGGAAGGTGACTCCGCCGGTGGTTCCGCCAAGCAGGGCCGCGACCGCTCCAATCAGGCCGTGCTGCCCCTGCGCGGCAAGATCCTCAATGTGGAGCGCGCGCGCTTTGATCGCATGATCTCCTCCGACCAGGTCGGCACGCTGATCACGGCGCTCGGCACCGGCATCGGCCGCGAGGAGTTCAACGCCGACAAGCTGCGCTACCACAAGATCATCATCATGACCGACGCCGACGTGGACGGCGCCCATATCCGCACGCTTCTGCTGACCTTCTTCTACCGTCAGACGCCCGAGCTTCTGGAACGCGGTCATGTCTACATCGCCCAGCCGCCGCTCTACAAAGCCACCCGTGGCCGTTCCGAGCAGTATCTCAAGGACGAAGACGCACTCAACGACTACCTGATCGCCGCCGGGCTCGAAGACGCCGTCTTCACCACCCGCGATGGCCACCAGCATGCCGGCCCCGATCTCCATGCCATCGTGCAGCAGTCGCGCAGCATTGTCGCTGCCATCGACAATCTCAACACGCGCTACAATCGCAACCTCGTGGAGCAGGCGGCCATCGTCGGTGGTCTTGATCCCGATGGCTTCAACGATGCCGCCAAAATGGGCGAGGTGCTCAAGCGCGTCGGCAATCGCCTCGATCGCATTTCCGACGAATGGGAACAGGGCTGGGCCGGCGAAATCACCGATGCAGACGAGCTGGCCTTCTCGCGTACCGTGCGCGGCGTTGCCGAGCGTCACCTGCTCGACAAGCCCCTGCTGGCCAGCGCCGATGCCCGCAAGCTGCGCCAGCTCGCCGAACGCCTCGACGAAATCTACGGCGGTGTCCCGACCCTTACCCGCAAGGGCGAGACGATTCCCATCTATGGCCCGGCGACCCTCTTCAAGGCCGTGACCGACTCCGGCCGCAAGGGCGTCGCCCTCCAGCGCTACAAGGGTCTTGGCGAAATGAACGCTTCCCAGCTTTGGGAAACCACCCTCGACCCCAACGCCCGCACCTTGCTCAAGGTCGAGATCAATCAGACCGACGAAGCCGATCAGATCTTCACCGCCCTGATGGGTGACCTCGTCGAACCCCGCCGCGACTTCATCCAGGACAACGCCCTCAGCGTGAGCAATCTGGACGTCTGA